From the genome of Jannaschia sp. S6380:
AGCGCGGACCGGTGGTGCGCGTCTTCGACGACCCGCAGCATCCCTATACGATCGGCCTGATGAGCGCGATGCCGCAACTCGACCGACCCGGCGGACGACTGGCCATCGTGCCGGGCACGGTGCCCACGATCGCGACCATGCCCGGGGGCTGCCGGTTCCGCACGCGCTGCGCCTTCGCCACGAAGACCTGCGCGGTGCGGCCCGCGCTGTCACGGACGGGGGCTGGCCACGAGGTCGCGTGCCACTACGCCCCGCTCGAGCACCACGTGTCCGTGGCGGAGGTCGCGACGTGACGGGGGAAATCATCCTCGAGGCGCGGGGCGTCACCAAGCATTTCGGCGGCGGAAGCTGGCTGCAGCCCGCGCCCCTGGTGCGCGCGGTGGATGACGTGTCGCTGCGGGTGCGGCGGGGCGAAACCTTCGCCATCGTGGGCGAAAGCGGTTGCGGAAAGTCCACGCTGGCGCGCGTGCTCATGCGCCTGACCGATCCGACGGATGGCAGCGTCACCTTCGAGGGGCGCGACGTGGGCGGCGCCTCGGGTGCCGATCTGCGCGCGCTGCGCGGCGAGATGCAGTTCATCTTCCAGGACCCGTTCTCCAGTCTCAATCCGCGCATGACCGTCGCGGCGCTCGTGGGGGAGCCGCTGGAAGTTCACGCACCGGGGATGTCGATCCGGGCCCGGCGCGACCGGGTCGCCGAGTTGCTGCGCCAGGTGGGTCTGCGCCCCGAGCATGGCGACCGCTATCCCCACGAGTTCAGCGGCGGTCAGCGGCAGCGTATCGGCATCGCCCGCGCGCTGGCTTCGGGGCCCAAGCTGATCGTGGGGGATGAGCCGGTCTCCGCGCTCGACGTGTCAGTGCAGGCGCAGGTTATCAACCTACTGGGCGATCTGTCGCGCGATCTGGGCCTGACGCTGATCGTGATCGCGCACGACCTGGGCGTGATCCGCCACATGAGCGATCGCGTGGCCGTGATGTATCTGGGCCGCATCGTCGAGAGCGGGACCACCGAAGAGGTCTATGCCAACCCGCGTCATCCTTACACGCAGGCGCTGCTGGCTTCGATCCCTTCGATGGCGGGCCGGACGGCGGACCACCGCGCGACCGTCATGGGCGAGATGCCCAGCCCGTCGGCGCCGCCGCCCGGCTGCCGCTTCCACACCCGCTGTCCGCACGCGCGCGACCGTTGCCGCAACGAGGTGCCCGATCTGGGGGATGACCCGGACGCGCACGGCACCGCCTGTCATTTCTGGCCCGAGATCGCGTTCGAGGCACCGCCTGCGGGCGGCGTGCGCCGGAGCCCCGCCGCCGAGGCGCGCCTTGCGCTGTGGCGCGCGGCGACCGAGGGCGCCCCCGTCACCCACCATCGGCTTATCCCAAGCGAGAGGACCTGACCCATGCCACATCTCAACACAGCCCTGATCGCGGCGCTGCTCGGCGCGACCGCGCTGAGCGCGACGCCCGCGATCGCCAAGGACCTTCGGATCGCGCTGCAATCCGATGCCGACGTGCTGGACCCCGATCAGTCGCGCACCTTCGTGGGGCGGATCGTCTACGCGTCGCTCTGCGACAAGCTGGTGGACATCACCCCCGACCTCGAGATCGTGCCGCAATTGGCCACCTCCTGGAGCACGTCCGAGGACGGCCTGCGCGTCACGATGCAGCTGCGCGAGGACGTGCTGTTCCATGACGGCACCCCCTTTGACGCGGACGCGGTCGCGCGCAACATCGAACGCTCGCAGACCCTCGAGGAATCGCGCCGCAAGTCCGAATTGGCCTCGATCACCGGCACCGAAGTGCTGGGTGAGTACGAGATCGCGCTCGACCTCGCGGGCCCCGACGCCACGCTGATGGCGCAGCTCGCCGACCGCGCCGGCATGATCATGTCGCCCAGCGCATTCGACGAGACGGGCGTCGACTTTGGCCTGAACCCCATTTGCTCGGGTCCGTTCGCCTTCGAAGAGCGCGTCGCGCAGGACCGGATCGTGCTGACGAAGTTCGACGACTACTGGAACGCGGATGCCATCCATTTCGATAGCGTCACCTTCCTTCCCATCCCGGACACGACCGTGCGTCTGGCCAACCTGCAGTCGGGCGATATCGACATGCTGGAGCGCCTGGCCGCCACCGATCTGGCGCAGGCCGAGGCCGATGACGGCATCGTCGTCGATAGCGCGGTGTCGTTGGGCTATCAGGGGATCACGTTCAATCTCGGCAATGGCGAACGAGGCGACAACCCCTGGGGCAACGACGCGCGGCTGCGTCAGGCGCTGAGCTATGCGATCGACCGCGAGGCGATCAACCAGGTCGTGTTCGACGGCGCCTTCGCGCCGGGCAACCAGTCCTTCCCGCCGACCTCGCCGTGGTACAATTCGGACCTGCCGGTCGAGGGTCGCGACGTGGAGCGCGCGCGCGAGTTGCTCGCCGAGGCGGGCTATCCCGACGGCCTCGAGCTGGAGGTGCAGGTCCCCAACACGACCGTGCCGCTGCAACTGATGCAGGTGGTCCAGGCGATGGCCGCCGAGGCGGGGATCGACATCTCGATCGTGTCCAAGGAGTTCGCGACACTGCTGGCCGACCAGTCCGCCGGTGACTACACCGCCAGCCAGGTCGGTTGGTCGGGCCGGGTCGATCCCGACGGGAACAACCACCAGTTCGCCACCACCGACGGGGGCATCAACGACTCGAGGTTTTCCGATCCGCGTGTCGACGAGCTTCTGAACGCAGCCCGTGTCGGCACGACCTTCGAGGCGCGCAAGGCCGCCTATGACGACGCGATGGCGATCATGCTCGAGGAGTTGCCGCGGCTGTTTCTCTACCACCAGACCTGGATCTGGGCCTATGACGACGCGTTGCAGGGCTTCGTGCCCTATCCGGACGGCATGATCCGCCTGGAAGGCGTCACCTGGGAGGAGTGATCCCCGCCCCCCGCGCCGGTCACGGCGCGGGGGTTCCCGTTCCTGCGTTCGGTGTCGCCCATGCTGCTGTTTCTGTTGCGCCGCATCCTGATCGCGGTGCCGACCATCTTCCTGATCTCGATATTCGTGTTCCTGCTGCAGAAGCTGCTGCCGGGCGATCCGCTGCTCGTGTTGGCGGGCGAGGAGCGGGACCCCGAGGTGCTGGAATTCCTGCGCGAGAAGTATCGCCTGAACGATCCGATCTGGCGGCAATACCTCGCCTGGATCGGCAATGCGCTGCAGGGCGATCTGGGCATCTCGCTTCGCACCAATCAGCCGGTGACCGAACTGATGGCC
Proteins encoded in this window:
- a CDS encoding ABC transporter substrate-binding protein, coding for MPHLNTALIAALLGATALSATPAIAKDLRIALQSDADVLDPDQSRTFVGRIVYASLCDKLVDITPDLEIVPQLATSWSTSEDGLRVTMQLREDVLFHDGTPFDADAVARNIERSQTLEESRRKSELASITGTEVLGEYEIALDLAGPDATLMAQLADRAGMIMSPSAFDETGVDFGLNPICSGPFAFEERVAQDRIVLTKFDDYWNADAIHFDSVTFLPIPDTTVRLANLQSGDIDMLERLAATDLAQAEADDGIVVDSAVSLGYQGITFNLGNGERGDNPWGNDARLRQALSYAIDREAINQVVFDGAFAPGNQSFPPTSPWYNSDLPVEGRDVERARELLAEAGYPDGLELEVQVPNTTVPLQLMQVVQAMAAEAGIDISIVSKEFATLLADQSAGDYTASQVGWSGRVDPDGNNHQFATTDGGINDSRFSDPRVDELLNAARVGTTFEARKAAYDDAMAIMLEELPRLFLYHQTWIWAYDDALQGFVPYPDGMIRLEGVTWEE
- a CDS encoding oligopeptide/dipeptide ABC transporter ATP-binding protein — translated: MTGEIILEARGVTKHFGGGSWLQPAPLVRAVDDVSLRVRRGETFAIVGESGCGKSTLARVLMRLTDPTDGSVTFEGRDVGGASGADLRALRGEMQFIFQDPFSSLNPRMTVAALVGEPLEVHAPGMSIRARRDRVAELLRQVGLRPEHGDRYPHEFSGGQRQRIGIARALASGPKLIVGDEPVSALDVSVQAQVINLLGDLSRDLGLTLIVIAHDLGVIRHMSDRVAVMYLGRIVESGTTEEVYANPRHPYTQALLASIPSMAGRTADHRATVMGEMPSPSAPPPGCRFHTRCPHARDRCRNEVPDLGDDPDAHGTACHFWPEIAFEAPPAGGVRRSPAAEARLALWRAATEGAPVTHHRLIPSERT